From a single Acidimicrobiales bacterium genomic region:
- a CDS encoding CDP-alcohol phosphatidyltransferase family protein, giving the protein MFDGRWRARVDRGTTPLGAGLSRIGVTADQLTLTGLVMAAGAAFAIGSGHLWVGVILLVASGLPDLLDGPVAKASGTAAPRGAFFDSVADRVTDTLLLGGVAWYLASTHGGKAAVLPFAVLGASFLVSYERAKAESLGFNAKGGIMERAERLVLLGIGLVFSALLVPVLWVMLVLTMATVLQRFVMVWRQASPAPRESAPRWRAGRVESRWRQWRETAVLRSGPERRAPGGRWRDRRQRVPASRTTRAGQARRSRRRITSGP; this is encoded by the coding sequence ATGTTCGACGGCCGCTGGCGGGCCAGGGTGGACCGGGGTACGACACCCCTCGGCGCCGGGCTGAGCCGGATCGGTGTCACGGCCGACCAACTGACGCTAACGGGCCTGGTGATGGCGGCTGGTGCCGCCTTCGCCATCGGCAGCGGGCACCTGTGGGTCGGCGTGATCCTGCTCGTCGCGTCCGGTCTGCCCGACCTTCTGGACGGGCCGGTGGCGAAGGCGTCGGGGACGGCGGCGCCCCGGGGAGCCTTCTTCGACTCGGTGGCGGACCGGGTCACGGACACGCTCCTCCTCGGCGGGGTGGCCTGGTACCTGGCCTCGACGCATGGGGGCAAGGCGGCGGTGCTGCCCTTCGCCGTGCTGGGAGCCTCTTTCCTCGTCTCCTACGAGCGAGCCAAGGCGGAGTCGCTGGGTTTCAACGCCAAGGGGGGCATCATGGAGCGGGCCGAGCGCCTCGTGCTGCTCGGGATCGGGCTCGTCTTCAGCGCCCTCCTCGTGCCGGTGCTGTGGGTGATGCTCGTCCTCACTATGGCGACCGTCCTCCAGCGCTTCGTCATGGTGTGGCGTCAGGCCAGCCCCGCCCCTCGGGAGTCTGCGCCCCGCTGGCGGGCGGGACGGGTGGAGTCACGATGGCGGCAGTGGCGGGAGACCGCCGTGCTGCGTTCCGGCCCCGAGCGGCGGGCACCCGGGGGTCGCTGGCGGGATCGCCGGCAGCGGGTGCCGGCCAGCCGGACGACCCGGGCGGGCCAGGCTCGCCGGAGCAGGCGACGCATCACCAGCGGGCCGTAA
- a CDS encoding Uma2 family endonuclease, protein MTTGLPTRRWTVDEYHRMADAGVLGEDDRVELLEGEVVEMGPIGSRHNACVDRLVALLQPQVAGRAILRVQGSIGLSPSSEPQPDVAVLRWRDDFYAEELPGPADVVLVVEVAESSSDIDRDKTRLYGRAGVAQAWVIDLPAGQLTDSRRPTPEGYAETRTYSPSDTAQLAALPDVAVEVGRTLP, encoded by the coding sequence GTGACCACGGGATTGCCGACTCGGCGCTGGACGGTCGACGAGTACCACCGCATGGCCGACGCTGGCGTGCTCGGCGAGGACGACCGGGTGGAGTTGCTCGAAGGGGAGGTCGTCGAGATGGGGCCGATCGGGTCTCGGCACAACGCATGCGTCGACCGACTCGTCGCGCTGCTGCAGCCCCAAGTCGCGGGTCGAGCCATCCTCCGAGTGCAGGGCTCGATCGGTCTGTCCCCTAGCTCGGAGCCTCAGCCAGATGTCGCCGTTCTTCGGTGGCGTGACGACTTCTACGCCGAGGAACTGCCTGGGCCTGCCGACGTGGTCCTTGTCGTTGAGGTAGCCGAGTCCTCTAGCGACATCGATCGCGACAAGACCCGGCTATACGGGAGGGCCGGCGTCGCTCAGGCTTGGGTCATCGACCTCCCCGCCGGTCAGCTGACGGACAGCCGCAGACCGACGCCGGAGGGGTACGCGGAGACCCGGACGTACTCGCCCTCGGACACGGCACAGCTGGCGGCGCTACCGGATGTCGCAGTCGAGGTCGGTCGCACCCTGCCCTGA
- a CDS encoding phosphatidylinositol mannoside acyltransferase, translating to MTVHDKAQVVSPPPLRGLAVGQRARAIFAGYRAAAVIARALPEAALPPMTRFSGAVFSTAMPTRRAMVRRHLQRVSGGALDRRALDRAVGRAFSSYAQYWADSFRLFDVSAEELGRHMQRDGLEHLDAGIARGQGVILAVPHLGSWDWGGAWLASVGYPLTVVVEPLEPPALFDWFVEMRRGIGMTVVPLGLRAGAAVLQTLRDGGVVALLSDRDLVGTGVEVEFFGERTSLPAGPATLALRTGAALLPATMYSSQRAVHHVVIRPPLPVERLGAVADDVTRVTQALARELEDLIRLAPEQWHLFQPNWPSDPGYGV from the coding sequence GTGACGGTCCATGACAAGGCGCAAGTAGTTTCCCCGCCGCCTCTCAGGGGCCTCGCGGTCGGCCAGCGGGCTCGGGCGATCTTTGCGGGGTACCGGGCCGCGGCCGTCATCGCCCGAGCGCTGCCCGAGGCGGCGTTGCCCCCGATGACGAGGTTCTCCGGAGCCGTGTTCTCGACGGCGATGCCAACGCGACGAGCGATGGTTCGTCGGCACCTGCAACGGGTCAGCGGAGGTGCGCTCGACCGACGGGCGCTGGATCGAGCCGTCGGGCGGGCGTTCAGCTCGTACGCCCAGTACTGGGCCGACTCGTTCCGGCTGTTCGACGTCTCGGCCGAGGAGCTCGGCCGGCACATGCAGCGCGACGGCTTGGAGCATCTCGATGCCGGTATCGCCCGGGGACAAGGTGTCATCCTCGCTGTTCCCCACCTCGGCAGCTGGGACTGGGGGGGCGCCTGGCTGGCGTCGGTGGGCTATCCGCTCACGGTGGTCGTCGAGCCCCTCGAGCCGCCGGCGCTGTTCGACTGGTTCGTCGAGATGCGCCGGGGGATCGGCATGACGGTGGTGCCCCTCGGCCTCCGGGCGGGAGCCGCCGTCCTGCAAACGCTGCGCGACGGCGGGGTCGTGGCCCTGCTCAGTGACCGCGACCTCGTTGGTACGGGAGTGGAGGTCGAGTTCTTCGGCGAGCGGACCTCCCTCCCCGCCGGTCCGGCCACCCTCGCTCTCCGCACCGGCGCCGCCCTACTGCCGGCGACGATGTACTCGAGTCAGCGCGCCGTCCACCACGTCGTGATCCGGCCGCCGCTGCCAGTGGAGCGGCTCGGCGCCGTCGCCGACGACGTCACCCGCGTCACCCAGGCCCTGGCTCGGGAGCTGGAGGACCTCATCCGCCTGGCTCCCGAGCAGTGGCATCTCTTCCAGCCCAACTGGCCATCTGACCCCGGATATGGCGTCTGA